Proteins encoded together in one Onychomys torridus chromosome 1, mOncTor1.1, whole genome shotgun sequence window:
- the Znf146 gene encoding zinc finger protein OZF: MSHLSQQRILSGGSPFACKICGKLFSHKSNLTEHEHFHNREKPFECNECGKAFSQKQYVIKHQNTHTGEKLFECNDCGKSFSQKENLLTHQKIHTGEKPFECKDCGKAFIQKSNLIRHQRTHTGEKPFICKECGKTFSGKSNLTEHEKIHIGEKPFKCNECGTAFGQKKYLIKHQNIHTGEKPYECNECGKAFSQRTSLIVHVRIHSGDKPYECNVCGKAFSQSSSLTVHVRSHTGEKPYGCNECGKAFSQFSTLALHLRIHTGKKPYQCSECGKAFSQKSHHIRHQKIHTH; this comes from the coding sequence ATGTCACACCTCAGTCAACAGAGAATTTTAAGTGGGGGAAGCCCCTTTGCCTGTAAGATATGTGGGAAACTCTTTAGCCACAAATCAAATCTTACAGAGCATGAGCACTTTCATAATAGAGAGAAGCCTtttgaatgtaatgaatgtggaaAAGCCTTTAGCCAAAAGCAATATGTCATTAAGCATCAGAAcactcacactggagagaagctttTTGAGTGTAATGATTGTGGAAAGTCCTTCAGCCAGAAGGAAAATTTGCTTACCCATCAGaaaattcacactggagagaaaccttttgAGTGCAAAGATTGTGGGAAAGCTTTCATTCAGAAGTCAAACCTCATCAGACATCAGAGAACTCACACAGGAGAGAAGCCCTTCATATGTAAGGAGTGTGGGAAAACCTTTAGTGGCAAATCAAATCTTACTGAGCATGAGAAAATTCACATTGGTGAAAAACCCtttaaatgtaatgaatgtggaaCAGCTTTTGGCCAGAAAAAGTACCTCATAAAGCATCAAAacattcacactggagagaaaccctatgaatgcaatGAATGTGGAAAAGCCTTCTCTCAGCGAACATCACTTATTGTGCATGTGAGAATTCATTCAGGTGATAAACCTTATGAATGCAATGTATGTGGAAAAGCCTTCTCTCAGAGTTCATCTCTAACAGTGCATGTGAGGAGCCATACAGGTGAGAAACCCTATGGTTGTAATGAATGTGGGAAggccttttctcagttctctaCCCTGGCCTTGCATTTGAGAATACACACAGGTAAAAAGCCTTATCAGTGTAGTGAGTGTGGGAAGGCTTTCAGCCAGAAGTCACACCATATTAGACACCAGAAAATCCATACTCATTAA
- the Znf567 gene encoding zinc finger protein 567 isoform X3: protein MAQGSLSLKDVTVDFSQEEWQQLDPAQKTLCLDVMLENYGHLISVGCDVCKPDVILRLERGEEPWTSFAGHVCLEENWRSSEFLMKFKEHQDKYSRSFVYINYKELTKKKSNIYQKTFTLVNSPVNSKHLPPEYDTHGNILENVSESMNNNLCPASKRFNEYDGYLKSCPNSMQDMGHPETKFHTPSAKACSHSDVQVQYEKTGAPAVSFRNNNCEKPFLRKGSSNTQNGAYRGENPSIYNKKKRATNTEKNHICTECGKSFCRKSVLILHLAIHTEEKPYQCHQCGNAFRRRSYLIDHQRTHTGEKPFVCNECGKSFRLKTALTDHQRTHTGEKSYECPQCKNAFRLKSHLTRHQRTHTGEKPYECNDCGKSFRQKTTLSLHQRIHTGEKPYICKECGKSFHQKANLTVHQRTHTGEKPYICKECGKSFSQKTTLALHEKTHNEEKPYMCNECGKSFRQKTTLVAHQRTHTGEKSYECPRCGKAFRVKSYLIDHHRTHTGEKPYECNECGKSFSQKTNLNLHQRIHTGEKPYVCKECGKSFRQKATLTVHQKIHTGQKSYECPQCGKAFSRKSYLIHHQRTHTGEKPYKCNECGKCFRQKTNLIVHQRTHTGEKPYVCKDCGKSFSYKRNLIVHQRVHRENIEIE from the exons ATGGCTCAG GGGTCCCTGTCACTCAAGGATGTGACTGTGGACTTCAGTCAGGAGGAGTGGCAGCAGCTGGATCCTGCTCAGAAGACCCTGTGTCTGGATGTGATGTTGGAAAACTATGGCCACCTCATCTCCGTAG GGTGTGATGTGTGTAAACCTGATGTTATCCTCAGattggagagaggggaggaaccATGGACATCATTTGCAGGTCATGTCTGCTTAG AAGAAAACTGGAGATCAAGtgagtttttaatgaaattcaagGAACACCAAGATAAGTATTCTAGATCATTTGTATATATTAACTATAAAGAACTAACTAAAAAGAAGAGTAATATATATCAAAAGACATTTACCCTAGTGAACAGTCCTGTTAATTCCAAACATCTACCTCCTGAATATGACACTCAtggaaatattttagaaaatgtttcagAATCAATGAACAATAATCTATGTCCAGCAAGTAAGAGATTTAATGAGTATGATGGATATTTGAAATCATGCCCAAATTCCATGCAAGACATGGGACATCCTGAAACCAAATTCCATACTCCAAGTGCCAAGGCTTGCAGTCACAGTGATGTACAGGTACAGTATGAGAAAACAGGAGCTCCAGCAGTGTCATTTAGAAATAATAACTGTGAGAAGCCATTTCTTAGGAAGGGAAGCTCAAATACACAAAATGGAGCATACAGAGGGGAAAATCCATCCAtatataacaaaaagaaaagagcaacaaatactgaaaaaaatcatatatgcACAGAATGTGGGAAGTCCTTCTGCAGGAAGTCAGTATTGATTCTACATCTGGCGATTCACACAGAGGAAAAGCCTTATCAGTGTCATCAGTGTGGAAATGCATTTAGAAGGAGGTCGTATCTCATTGACCATCAGAGAACTCACACGGGAGAAAAACCCTTTGTTTGTAATGAGTGTGGTAAGTCCTTCCGCCTAAAGACAGCCCTCACTGATcaccagagaacacacacaggcGAGAAGTCCTATGAATGCCCACAGTGTAAGAACGCCTTCAGATTGAAGTCCCACCTTACTCGTCATCAGAGAACTCACACAGGAGAAAAGCCATATGAGTGCAATGACTGTGGGAAATCTTTCCGCCAAAAGACAACACTCTCCCtccatcagagaattcatacaggggAGAAACCCTACATTTGTAAAGAATGTGGGAAATCTTTCCACCAGAAAGCAAATCTCACTGTCCACCAGCGGACTCATACAGGGGAGAAGCCCTATATTtgtaaggaatgtgggaaatCATTCTCCCAGAAAACAACACTTGCCCTTCATGAAAAAACTCATAACGAGGAGAAGCCCTATATGTGTAACGAATGTGGAAAGTCCTTCCGCCAGAAAACAACCCTTGTGGCCCATCAGAGGACACATACAGGGGAAAAGTCCTATGAGTGTCCTCGTTGTGGGAAGGCCTTTAGAGTGAAATCCTACCTCATCGATCATCACAGAACtcacacaggagaaaaaccatATGAATGTAACGAGTGTGGGAAATCATTCAGTCAAAAAACAAATCTCAATCTACACCAGAGGattcatactggggagaaaccctATGTTTGTAAAGAGTGTGGGAAGTCCTTTCGCCAAAAAGCAACCCTCACTGTACATCAGAAAATACATACAGGGCAGAAGTCCTATGAGTGTCCTCAGTGTGGAAAAGCTTTTAGCAGGAAATCCTACCTCATTCATCATCAAAGAactcatacaggagagaaaccctataaatgcaATGAATGTGGAAAGTGCTTCCGTCAAAAAACAAATCTCATTGTTCATCAAAGAACTCACACAGGTGAGAAACCCTATGTGTGTAAGGACTGTGGCAAGTCCTTCAGTTATAAGAGAAACCTCATTGTCCATCAAAGGgttcatagagaaaatatagaaatagaataa
- the Znf567 gene encoding zinc finger protein 567 isoform X2, translated as MNCLLWVLRTDSGPLREHQPQHHLSRNYPTFLKRSPDLKTMAQGSLSLKDVTVDFSQEEWQQLDPAQKTLCLDVMLENYGHLISVEENWRSSEFLMKFKEHQDKYSRSFVYINYKELTKKKSNIYQKTFTLVNSPVNSKHLPPEYDTHGNILENVSESMNNNLCPASKRFNEYDGYLKSCPNSMQDMGHPETKFHTPSAKACSHSDVQVQYEKTGAPAVSFRNNNCEKPFLRKGSSNTQNGAYRGENPSIYNKKKRATNTEKNHICTECGKSFCRKSVLILHLAIHTEEKPYQCHQCGNAFRRRSYLIDHQRTHTGEKPFVCNECGKSFRLKTALTDHQRTHTGEKSYECPQCKNAFRLKSHLTRHQRTHTGEKPYECNDCGKSFRQKTTLSLHQRIHTGEKPYICKECGKSFHQKANLTVHQRTHTGEKPYICKECGKSFSQKTTLALHEKTHNEEKPYMCNECGKSFRQKTTLVAHQRTHTGEKSYECPRCGKAFRVKSYLIDHHRTHTGEKPYECNECGKSFSQKTNLNLHQRIHTGEKPYVCKECGKSFRQKATLTVHQKIHTGQKSYECPQCGKAFSRKSYLIHHQRTHTGEKPYKCNECGKCFRQKTNLIVHQRTHTGEKPYVCKDCGKSFSYKRNLIVHQRVHRENIEIE; from the exons ATGAACTGccttctgtgggtgctgagaactgactcAGGGCCTCTTCGAGAGCACCAACCACAGCATCATCTCTCCAG GAACTACCCTACTTTCCTGAAGAGGAGCCCAGATCTCAAAACCATGGCTCAG GGGTCCCTGTCACTCAAGGATGTGACTGTGGACTTCAGTCAGGAGGAGTGGCAGCAGCTGGATCCTGCTCAGAAGACCCTGTGTCTGGATGTGATGTTGGAAAACTATGGCCACCTCATCTCCGTAG AAGAAAACTGGAGATCAAGtgagtttttaatgaaattcaagGAACACCAAGATAAGTATTCTAGATCATTTGTATATATTAACTATAAAGAACTAACTAAAAAGAAGAGTAATATATATCAAAAGACATTTACCCTAGTGAACAGTCCTGTTAATTCCAAACATCTACCTCCTGAATATGACACTCAtggaaatattttagaaaatgtttcagAATCAATGAACAATAATCTATGTCCAGCAAGTAAGAGATTTAATGAGTATGATGGATATTTGAAATCATGCCCAAATTCCATGCAAGACATGGGACATCCTGAAACCAAATTCCATACTCCAAGTGCCAAGGCTTGCAGTCACAGTGATGTACAGGTACAGTATGAGAAAACAGGAGCTCCAGCAGTGTCATTTAGAAATAATAACTGTGAGAAGCCATTTCTTAGGAAGGGAAGCTCAAATACACAAAATGGAGCATACAGAGGGGAAAATCCATCCAtatataacaaaaagaaaagagcaacaaatactgaaaaaaatcatatatgcACAGAATGTGGGAAGTCCTTCTGCAGGAAGTCAGTATTGATTCTACATCTGGCGATTCACACAGAGGAAAAGCCTTATCAGTGTCATCAGTGTGGAAATGCATTTAGAAGGAGGTCGTATCTCATTGACCATCAGAGAACTCACACGGGAGAAAAACCCTTTGTTTGTAATGAGTGTGGTAAGTCCTTCCGCCTAAAGACAGCCCTCACTGATcaccagagaacacacacaggcGAGAAGTCCTATGAATGCCCACAGTGTAAGAACGCCTTCAGATTGAAGTCCCACCTTACTCGTCATCAGAGAACTCACACAGGAGAAAAGCCATATGAGTGCAATGACTGTGGGAAATCTTTCCGCCAAAAGACAACACTCTCCCtccatcagagaattcatacaggggAGAAACCCTACATTTGTAAAGAATGTGGGAAATCTTTCCACCAGAAAGCAAATCTCACTGTCCACCAGCGGACTCATACAGGGGAGAAGCCCTATATTtgtaaggaatgtgggaaatCATTCTCCCAGAAAACAACACTTGCCCTTCATGAAAAAACTCATAACGAGGAGAAGCCCTATATGTGTAACGAATGTGGAAAGTCCTTCCGCCAGAAAACAACCCTTGTGGCCCATCAGAGGACACATACAGGGGAAAAGTCCTATGAGTGTCCTCGTTGTGGGAAGGCCTTTAGAGTGAAATCCTACCTCATCGATCATCACAGAACtcacacaggagaaaaaccatATGAATGTAACGAGTGTGGGAAATCATTCAGTCAAAAAACAAATCTCAATCTACACCAGAGGattcatactggggagaaaccctATGTTTGTAAAGAGTGTGGGAAGTCCTTTCGCCAAAAAGCAACCCTCACTGTACATCAGAAAATACATACAGGGCAGAAGTCCTATGAGTGTCCTCAGTGTGGAAAAGCTTTTAGCAGGAAATCCTACCTCATTCATCATCAAAGAactcatacaggagagaaaccctataaatgcaATGAATGTGGAAAGTGCTTCCGTCAAAAAACAAATCTCATTGTTCATCAAAGAACTCACACAGGTGAGAAACCCTATGTGTGTAAGGACTGTGGCAAGTCCTTCAGTTATAAGAGAAACCTCATTGTCCATCAAAGGgttcatagagaaaatatagaaatagaataa
- the Znf567 gene encoding zinc finger protein 567 isoform X1 — protein sequence MNCLLWVLRTDSGPLREHQPQHHLSRNYPTFLKRSPDLKTMAQGSLSLKDVTVDFSQEEWQQLDPAQKTLCLDVMLENYGHLISVGCDVCKPDVILRLERGEEPWTSFAGHVCLEENWRSSEFLMKFKEHQDKYSRSFVYINYKELTKKKSNIYQKTFTLVNSPVNSKHLPPEYDTHGNILENVSESMNNNLCPASKRFNEYDGYLKSCPNSMQDMGHPETKFHTPSAKACSHSDVQVQYEKTGAPAVSFRNNNCEKPFLRKGSSNTQNGAYRGENPSIYNKKKRATNTEKNHICTECGKSFCRKSVLILHLAIHTEEKPYQCHQCGNAFRRRSYLIDHQRTHTGEKPFVCNECGKSFRLKTALTDHQRTHTGEKSYECPQCKNAFRLKSHLTRHQRTHTGEKPYECNDCGKSFRQKTTLSLHQRIHTGEKPYICKECGKSFHQKANLTVHQRTHTGEKPYICKECGKSFSQKTTLALHEKTHNEEKPYMCNECGKSFRQKTTLVAHQRTHTGEKSYECPRCGKAFRVKSYLIDHHRTHTGEKPYECNECGKSFSQKTNLNLHQRIHTGEKPYVCKECGKSFRQKATLTVHQKIHTGQKSYECPQCGKAFSRKSYLIHHQRTHTGEKPYKCNECGKCFRQKTNLIVHQRTHTGEKPYVCKDCGKSFSYKRNLIVHQRVHRENIEIE from the exons ATGAACTGccttctgtgggtgctgagaactgactcAGGGCCTCTTCGAGAGCACCAACCACAGCATCATCTCTCCAG GAACTACCCTACTTTCCTGAAGAGGAGCCCAGATCTCAAAACCATGGCTCAG GGGTCCCTGTCACTCAAGGATGTGACTGTGGACTTCAGTCAGGAGGAGTGGCAGCAGCTGGATCCTGCTCAGAAGACCCTGTGTCTGGATGTGATGTTGGAAAACTATGGCCACCTCATCTCCGTAG GGTGTGATGTGTGTAAACCTGATGTTATCCTCAGattggagagaggggaggaaccATGGACATCATTTGCAGGTCATGTCTGCTTAG AAGAAAACTGGAGATCAAGtgagtttttaatgaaattcaagGAACACCAAGATAAGTATTCTAGATCATTTGTATATATTAACTATAAAGAACTAACTAAAAAGAAGAGTAATATATATCAAAAGACATTTACCCTAGTGAACAGTCCTGTTAATTCCAAACATCTACCTCCTGAATATGACACTCAtggaaatattttagaaaatgtttcagAATCAATGAACAATAATCTATGTCCAGCAAGTAAGAGATTTAATGAGTATGATGGATATTTGAAATCATGCCCAAATTCCATGCAAGACATGGGACATCCTGAAACCAAATTCCATACTCCAAGTGCCAAGGCTTGCAGTCACAGTGATGTACAGGTACAGTATGAGAAAACAGGAGCTCCAGCAGTGTCATTTAGAAATAATAACTGTGAGAAGCCATTTCTTAGGAAGGGAAGCTCAAATACACAAAATGGAGCATACAGAGGGGAAAATCCATCCAtatataacaaaaagaaaagagcaacaaatactgaaaaaaatcatatatgcACAGAATGTGGGAAGTCCTTCTGCAGGAAGTCAGTATTGATTCTACATCTGGCGATTCACACAGAGGAAAAGCCTTATCAGTGTCATCAGTGTGGAAATGCATTTAGAAGGAGGTCGTATCTCATTGACCATCAGAGAACTCACACGGGAGAAAAACCCTTTGTTTGTAATGAGTGTGGTAAGTCCTTCCGCCTAAAGACAGCCCTCACTGATcaccagagaacacacacaggcGAGAAGTCCTATGAATGCCCACAGTGTAAGAACGCCTTCAGATTGAAGTCCCACCTTACTCGTCATCAGAGAACTCACACAGGAGAAAAGCCATATGAGTGCAATGACTGTGGGAAATCTTTCCGCCAAAAGACAACACTCTCCCtccatcagagaattcatacaggggAGAAACCCTACATTTGTAAAGAATGTGGGAAATCTTTCCACCAGAAAGCAAATCTCACTGTCCACCAGCGGACTCATACAGGGGAGAAGCCCTATATTtgtaaggaatgtgggaaatCATTCTCCCAGAAAACAACACTTGCCCTTCATGAAAAAACTCATAACGAGGAGAAGCCCTATATGTGTAACGAATGTGGAAAGTCCTTCCGCCAGAAAACAACCCTTGTGGCCCATCAGAGGACACATACAGGGGAAAAGTCCTATGAGTGTCCTCGTTGTGGGAAGGCCTTTAGAGTGAAATCCTACCTCATCGATCATCACAGAACtcacacaggagaaaaaccatATGAATGTAACGAGTGTGGGAAATCATTCAGTCAAAAAACAAATCTCAATCTACACCAGAGGattcatactggggagaaaccctATGTTTGTAAAGAGTGTGGGAAGTCCTTTCGCCAAAAAGCAACCCTCACTGTACATCAGAAAATACATACAGGGCAGAAGTCCTATGAGTGTCCTCAGTGTGGAAAAGCTTTTAGCAGGAAATCCTACCTCATTCATCATCAAAGAactcatacaggagagaaaccctataaatgcaATGAATGTGGAAAGTGCTTCCGTCAAAAAACAAATCTCATTGTTCATCAAAGAACTCACACAGGTGAGAAACCCTATGTGTGTAAGGACTGTGGCAAGTCCTTCAGTTATAAGAGAAACCTCATTGTCCATCAAAGGgttcatagagaaaatatagaaatagaataa
- the Znf567 gene encoding zinc finger protein 567 isoform X4, whose amino-acid sequence MKFKEHQDKYSRSFVYINYKELTKKKSNIYQKTFTLVNSPVNSKHLPPEYDTHGNILENVSESMNNNLCPASKRFNEYDGYLKSCPNSMQDMGHPETKFHTPSAKACSHSDVQVQYEKTGAPAVSFRNNNCEKPFLRKGSSNTQNGAYRGENPSIYNKKKRATNTEKNHICTECGKSFCRKSVLILHLAIHTEEKPYQCHQCGNAFRRRSYLIDHQRTHTGEKPFVCNECGKSFRLKTALTDHQRTHTGEKSYECPQCKNAFRLKSHLTRHQRTHTGEKPYECNDCGKSFRQKTTLSLHQRIHTGEKPYICKECGKSFHQKANLTVHQRTHTGEKPYICKECGKSFSQKTTLALHEKTHNEEKPYMCNECGKSFRQKTTLVAHQRTHTGEKSYECPRCGKAFRVKSYLIDHHRTHTGEKPYECNECGKSFSQKTNLNLHQRIHTGEKPYVCKECGKSFRQKATLTVHQKIHTGQKSYECPQCGKAFSRKSYLIHHQRTHTGEKPYKCNECGKCFRQKTNLIVHQRTHTGEKPYVCKDCGKSFSYKRNLIVHQRVHRENIEIE is encoded by the coding sequence atgaaattcaagGAACACCAAGATAAGTATTCTAGATCATTTGTATATATTAACTATAAAGAACTAACTAAAAAGAAGAGTAATATATATCAAAAGACATTTACCCTAGTGAACAGTCCTGTTAATTCCAAACATCTACCTCCTGAATATGACACTCAtggaaatattttagaaaatgtttcagAATCAATGAACAATAATCTATGTCCAGCAAGTAAGAGATTTAATGAGTATGATGGATATTTGAAATCATGCCCAAATTCCATGCAAGACATGGGACATCCTGAAACCAAATTCCATACTCCAAGTGCCAAGGCTTGCAGTCACAGTGATGTACAGGTACAGTATGAGAAAACAGGAGCTCCAGCAGTGTCATTTAGAAATAATAACTGTGAGAAGCCATTTCTTAGGAAGGGAAGCTCAAATACACAAAATGGAGCATACAGAGGGGAAAATCCATCCAtatataacaaaaagaaaagagcaacaaatactgaaaaaaatcatatatgcACAGAATGTGGGAAGTCCTTCTGCAGGAAGTCAGTATTGATTCTACATCTGGCGATTCACACAGAGGAAAAGCCTTATCAGTGTCATCAGTGTGGAAATGCATTTAGAAGGAGGTCGTATCTCATTGACCATCAGAGAACTCACACGGGAGAAAAACCCTTTGTTTGTAATGAGTGTGGTAAGTCCTTCCGCCTAAAGACAGCCCTCACTGATcaccagagaacacacacaggcGAGAAGTCCTATGAATGCCCACAGTGTAAGAACGCCTTCAGATTGAAGTCCCACCTTACTCGTCATCAGAGAACTCACACAGGAGAAAAGCCATATGAGTGCAATGACTGTGGGAAATCTTTCCGCCAAAAGACAACACTCTCCCtccatcagagaattcatacaggggAGAAACCCTACATTTGTAAAGAATGTGGGAAATCTTTCCACCAGAAAGCAAATCTCACTGTCCACCAGCGGACTCATACAGGGGAGAAGCCCTATATTtgtaaggaatgtgggaaatCATTCTCCCAGAAAACAACACTTGCCCTTCATGAAAAAACTCATAACGAGGAGAAGCCCTATATGTGTAACGAATGTGGAAAGTCCTTCCGCCAGAAAACAACCCTTGTGGCCCATCAGAGGACACATACAGGGGAAAAGTCCTATGAGTGTCCTCGTTGTGGGAAGGCCTTTAGAGTGAAATCCTACCTCATCGATCATCACAGAACtcacacaggagaaaaaccatATGAATGTAACGAGTGTGGGAAATCATTCAGTCAAAAAACAAATCTCAATCTACACCAGAGGattcatactggggagaaaccctATGTTTGTAAAGAGTGTGGGAAGTCCTTTCGCCAAAAAGCAACCCTCACTGTACATCAGAAAATACATACAGGGCAGAAGTCCTATGAGTGTCCTCAGTGTGGAAAAGCTTTTAGCAGGAAATCCTACCTCATTCATCATCAAAGAactcatacaggagagaaaccctataaatgcaATGAATGTGGAAAGTGCTTCCGTCAAAAAACAAATCTCATTGTTCATCAAAGAACTCACACAGGTGAGAAACCCTATGTGTGTAAGGACTGTGGCAAGTCCTTCAGTTATAAGAGAAACCTCATTGTCCATCAAAGGgttcatagagaaaatatagaaatagaataa
- the Znf567 gene encoding zinc finger protein 567 isoform X5: protein MNCLLWVLRTDSGPLREHQPQHHLSRNYPTFLKRSPDLKTMAQGSLSLKDVTVDFSQEEWQQLDPAQKTLCLDVMLENYGHLISVGCDVCKPDVILRLERGEEPWTSFAGHVCLDPIASSDVHGHQAHIWCTYMKAKHSHEIK, encoded by the exons ATGAACTGccttctgtgggtgctgagaactgactcAGGGCCTCTTCGAGAGCACCAACCACAGCATCATCTCTCCAG GAACTACCCTACTTTCCTGAAGAGGAGCCCAGATCTCAAAACCATGGCTCAG GGGTCCCTGTCACTCAAGGATGTGACTGTGGACTTCAGTCAGGAGGAGTGGCAGCAGCTGGATCCTGCTCAGAAGACCCTGTGTCTGGATGTGATGTTGGAAAACTATGGCCACCTCATCTCCGTAG GGTGTGATGTGTGTAAACCTGATGTTATCCTCAGattggagagaggggaggaaccATGGACATCATTTGCAGGTCATGTCTGCTTAG ATCCGATAGCCTCTTCTGACgtccatgggcaccaagcacacatctggtgcacatacatgaaggcaaaacactcacatgaaataaaatga